In Desulfocurvus vexinensis DSM 17965, a single window of DNA contains:
- the rfaE2 gene encoding D-glycero-beta-D-manno-heptose 1-phosphate adenylyltransferase — translation MSPAALPPCPKVVPRAEAAARLAALRPGRRVVFTNGCFDILHPGHADLLARARAQGDLLVVGVNDDASVRRLKGPARPVNPVADRMFVLAALACTDLVTSFAEDTPLELIRELRPEVLVKGGDWSVERIVGREVVEAAGGRVLSLPLLPGYATTGLIERILAAHGGR, via the coding sequence GTGAGCCCCGCCGCCCTGCCGCCCTGCCCCAAGGTCGTGCCCCGGGCCGAGGCCGCCGCGCGGCTGGCGGCCCTGCGCCCCGGGCGCCGCGTGGTCTTCACCAACGGCTGCTTCGACATCCTGCACCCCGGCCACGCCGACCTGCTGGCCCGGGCCCGGGCCCAGGGCGACCTGCTGGTGGTCGGCGTGAACGACGACGCCTCGGTGCGCCGCCTCAAGGGCCCTGCGCGCCCCGTGAACCCCGTGGCGGACCGCATGTTCGTGCTGGCCGCCCTGGCCTGCACCGATCTGGTGACCTCCTTTGCCGAGGACACGCCCCTGGAACTCATCCGCGAGCTGCGCCCCGAGGTGCTGGTCAAGGGCGGGGACTGGAGCGTGGAGCGCATCGTGGGCCGCGAGGTGGTCGAGGCCGCCGGGGGGCGCGTGCTGTCCCTGCCGCTTCTGCCCGGCTACGCCACCACCGGGCTCATCGAACGCATCCTGGCCGCCCACGGCGGCCGCTGA